Proteins from a genomic interval of Lolium perenne isolate Kyuss_39 chromosome 1, Kyuss_2.0, whole genome shotgun sequence:
- the LOC127327238 gene encoding uncharacterized protein, protein MASSLLRSGHRLLLCHHGRLPAAFSTSAAEELIDVRKLPTDYDPATFDSTARPPPSDRVWRLVDDVSSLTLVEAAELSSLLLRRLDIPSAPPIAILNSGAGLGGGAGGAAADAAGDKPATAADKTVFELRLEGFDAPSKIKVIKEIRTFTDLGLKEAKELVEKALKEHLS, encoded by the coding sequence atggcctcctccctcctccgctccggccaccgcctcctcctctgccaccACGGCCGCCTCCCCGCGGCCTTCTCCACCTCTGCCGCCGAGGAGCTCATAGACGTGCGCAAGCTCCCCACCGACTACGACCCCGCCACCTTCGACTCCACCGCCCGCCCGCCTCCCTCCGACCGTGTCTGGCGCCTCGTCGATGACGTCTCCTCCCTCACCCTCGTCGAGGCCGCCGAGCTCTCCTCCCTCCTCCTACGCCGCCTTGACATCCCCTCCGCGCCACCCATCGCCATCCTCAACTCCGGCGCGGGCCTCGGCGGCGGTGCAGGTGGGGCGGCCGCCGACGCGGCCGGTGATAAGCCGGCCACAGCGGCCGATAAGACGGTGTTCGAGCTGCGGCTGGAGGGCTTCGACGCGCCAAGCAAGATCAAGGTGATCAAGGAGATCCGGACGTTCACCGACCTTGGGCTCAAGGAGGCTAAGGAGCTCGTGGAGAAGgctctgaaagaacatctctcataa
- the LOC127327249 gene encoding B3 domain-containing protein Os12g0592300-like → MGKKGRCVRCREWQEHYYWEHMDASNIKFFKIMTADCQQRMSIPENIANKFTEQIAKGAFTLKAPSGDTWHVDVGKIAGELFFMSGWEEFAKAQGLQENDLLFFKCSDSGSFDVLIFDSSGSQKVPCFFTDKERAKMLKQFDDIVAQEAEVHGLLSDAGNAIMRLSQAVGSPHTTSTSEKPECESSTGEEDESPNNRDPQVKCGVTEEEERSDDEHNDSSNYYYYSRFASYLTVDEREQIFGLASIQQGNPVYVVVLQKSHVRRSNNILVIPSKFATDHLARKSQDILLLKPNRKEQWYVKYYYHAKVTRGINGVRWAKFVRDNRLREGDICIFELMKRIRKVTMTVHVTRKVDGGRFVLLA, encoded by the exons ATGGGGAAGAAGGGGAGGTGTGTGAGGTGCAGGGAGTGGCAGGAGCACTACTACTGGGAGCACATGGATGCCAGCAACATCAAGTTCTTCAAGATCATGACAGCAGACTGTCAGCAGCGCATG AGCATTCCGGAGAACATCGCCAACAAGTTCACCGAGCAGATCGCCAAGGGAGCCTTCACCCTCAAGGCACCCAGCGGCGATACATGGCACGTCGATGTGGGGAAGATCGCCGGCGAGTTGTTTTTCATGTCAGGATGGGAGGAATTTGCCAAGGCCCAGGGACTGCAGGAGAATGACCTCCTGTTCTTCAAATGCAGTGACAGTGGCTCCTTTGATGTGCTTATCTTCGACTCGAGCGGCTCCCAGAAAGTGCCATGTTTCTTCACCGACAAAGAGCGTGCCAAAATGCTCAAACAGTTTGACGACATTGTGGCTCAGGAAGCTGAAGTACACGGTCTTTTGAGCGATGCTGGCAATGCTATCATGCGGCTGTCCCAGGCGGTTGGGTCTCCCCACACGACCTCTACTTCAGAGAAACCAG AAtgtgaatcttcgacaggtgaagAGGATGAATCTCCAAACAACAGGGACCCTCAAGTTAAGTGTGGGGTGACCGAGGAAGAAGAGAGAAGTGACGATGAGCACAATGACAGCTctaactactactactactcaagGTTTGCAAGTTACCTAACTGTGGACGAACGGGAGCAGATATTCGGCTTGGCATCGATTCAACAAGGAAACCCGGTTTATGTGGTTGTCCTGCAGAAATCTCATGTTCGTCGTTCGAACAACATCCTG GTCATCCCCAGCAAGTTTGCAACTGATCATCTCGCGAGGAAGTCACAGGACATACTGCTTCTGAAGCCAAACAGAAAAGAGCAGTGGTATGTCAAGTACTACTACCACGCAAAAGTCACCCGGGGCATCAACGGCGTGCGCTGGGCCAAGTTTGTCCGTGACAACAGGCTTCGGGAGGGCGACATCTGCATCTTCGAGCTGATGAAACGCATAAGGAAGGTGACGATGACAGTTCATGTCACTCGGAAGGTCGATGGTGGCCGGTTTGTTCTGCTGGCCTAG
- the LOC127327484 gene encoding uncharacterized protein, with translation MAATGDDVPIIQAENLTSNVRSILYSRTFLSITGGVVAGIWGFTGLTGFIFYFLIMMVASLGLLAKSKFSVHTYFDSWSRILVEGVFGGLMSFVLFWTFAYDIVHIF, from the exons atggcggcgaccGGCGACGACGTCCCCATCATCCAGGCGGAGAACCTCACCAGCAACGTCAGGTCCATCCTCTACAG TCGGACGTTCTTGTCTATCACTGGTGGAGTTGTTGCCGGTATATGGGGATTCACGGGTCTGACCGGTTTCATCTTCTACTTTCTGATAATGATGGTAGCATCGCTGGGGCTCTTGGCAAAGTCAAAGTTTTCAGTTCACACATACTTCGATAGCTGGAGCAGGATTTTAGTTGAAGGAGTTTTTGGTGGCCTTATG TCCTTCGTGCTGTTCTGGAC ATTTGCGTATGATATTGTCCACATCTTCTGA